The DNA sequence GGTCCAGGTTTTGGCGAGCAAAGAAAGCGAGGAAGGAGATTGAGAAAATACTGGTTAAAGTAgtaagagagaagaagaagcacatggaagaaagcaagaaagaagaagaagagcaaggAGGGATGTTGGTGTCTAGATTAGTGGCTGGGATGATTTGAGGAGAAATTACCGAAGAGGAGGTTGTTGATAATGTGGTCTTGCTGGTGTTCGCAGCTCATGATACTACTTCTTTTGCCATTGCCATGACATTCAAAATGTTGGCTCAGCATCCATATTGCCACAGTTTCCTACTTAAAGGTATATTGTATGCTCTTCAATTCAGTCCAAGGTCATCAGTTTCACTTATTAAGAACAGTAATTAATATCATCGAGTTGCATTCATTTATGTCAGAACATGCTGAGATAATGAGAAGCAAAAAACCTGGTGATCAAAATCTGACATTGGATGATACGAAGAACATGAAGTACACCTGGCAGGTTGCTCGTGAAAGCATGCGTCTCTTCCCTCCTATCTTCGGCTCTTTCAGGAAAGCCATTGTTGATATTGAATATGAAGGATTCACTATTCCACAAGGATGGAAGGTACATATGTTTTCTGCTATAGACATTACTATTTTAGTTAGATGCTTTACTCACAGTTTTGGTGGTTAATTTTGTGAAGGTGTTGTGGACAACATATGGAACACATTACAATTCAGAATATTTTGAAGATCCTTCGAGTTTCAATCCAAGCCGGTTTGAGGAGCATGTTCCACCATATGCCTTTCTGGCATTCGGAGGAGGGCCAAGAGTTTGTGCAGGGTACCAACTTGCTAAGCTGAACATCCTCATTTTCATGCATTTCATCGTGACTCGTTATGACTGGTTTTTGCTATATCCTGATGAGCCTATATCCATGGATCCTCTTCCATTTCCTTCATATGGAATGCCTATTAAAATTACTCCAAAGTTGTTTTGAAGTTCACAACCAACTTTTCTTGCCACCCGAACATCAGTCAAAATTGTATATATTGCGGAGAAAACTTTACAGCATTGAAGAGTTGACACGGATTCACATTACAAGAAGCAAGGACAAGTTTCTAATTATTAAGCACCGTCTAACAAAATTGTGTCATTCAAAACAACAACTCCTGGGAAACTTGATGCATGGTTGGTCGAGATTGTGGACTCGTTCGCAAGCATGCAAATGCAAGATTTGCAACCGCGATCACTTTCTCCGCAGCTTGATTGTTAGGAGGCAAGAGGCGTTGGTCCAAGACATCCTTCAGTTGTAAACCTTGTGCTGTTGATGTTGATGAAAGTGACAAAAAGTAGGAGATGAGATCTCCAGGATGCTTTCCCACGATCACTTCCAATGCTACCACTccaaagctataaacatcaCATTTCTCATTTGGTTCCACTGTGTATGCCAACTCTGTAAAAACAAAGATTCCATTCATTGAATTTGAAAATTACATTTATGCAATGAAACGTCTAGCTGTAGTGTATTGTTGTGTTATGATAATTAGACATAAAATAAGCAGGAATAAGTACCTGGAGCACTATATCCAAATGTGCCTGCAAATGTTGTCCAATTAGAAGCATTAGGCTTCAAAAGCCTAGCTGTACCAAAATCAGACACATAAGCTCCATACTCTAAATCCAGTAGGATGTTCTTGCTTGATATGTCTCGATGAACTATT is a window from the Rosa chinensis cultivar Old Blush chromosome 2, RchiOBHm-V2, whole genome shotgun sequence genome containing:
- the LOC112189824 gene encoding LOW QUALITY PROTEIN: taxadiene 5-alpha hydroxylase (The sequence of the model RefSeq protein was modified relative to this genomic sequence to represent the inferred CDS: substituted 1 base at 1 genomic stop codon), producing the protein MRYTPLCLFCILAATLVLIVIYLKHKKHFGTSKRKLPPGEMGLPWIGQTMEFYRAQQKNSLFDDFVQPRIAKHGKIFTTHLMGSPTVIVNGANANRFLLSNEFKLVISSWPSASVQLMGKDSIMEKQGERHRCLRGLIGSSLGQAGLETLVPKICNLMKLHLDTKWKGQDEISLYHATKVLTFSIVFECLLGINVKADMLGTFERVLEGVFAAPINFPGSRFWRAKKARKEIEKILVKVVREKKKHMEESKKEEEEQGGMLVSRLVAGMIXGEITEEEVVDNVVLLVFAAHDTTSFAIAMTFKMLAQHPYCHSFLLKEHAEIMRSKKPGDQNLTLDDTKNMKYTWQVARESMRLFPPIFGSFRKAIVDIEYEGFTIPQGWKVLWTTYGTHYNSEYFEDPSSFNPSRFEEHVPPYAFLAFGGGPRVCAGYQLAKLNILIFMHFIVTRYDWFLLYPDEPISMDPLPFPSYGMPIKITPKLF